One window of the Ignavibacteriota bacterium genome contains the following:
- a CDS encoding ester cyclase: MKKIYLIAAAVIVLSTLAPRSAEAQVGSKAESYRAMAGQFLSEVWTKGNADVANKILQPDFKFILAFTTVNGLEDFMALVRRNRTIFENLTYVPTDIVADEGGAVAYWQMSTTKNIGAWRGVPASGKPVAIQGMSYYKFKDGKIAEIRVQNDVFSMLRQLGFVSPPEIVEKNKQVVREYAAAILGKRDFSQFSKFAEPTFKIDRSAVPEAIAGAAGLNAQMDMLYKAFPDLDIQIADMIASNDKVLVRFEAPGTHTGEFIGIAPTGKKVVWKGLVLYQLKDFKLIHAWANWDDTGLINQLKEK, from the coding sequence GTGAAAAAAATATATCTGATCGCGGCCGCTGTGATTGTGCTGAGCACGCTTGCTCCGCGCAGCGCCGAGGCGCAGGTCGGAAGCAAGGCCGAATCGTATCGTGCGATGGCAGGCCAGTTTCTGTCCGAAGTCTGGACCAAGGGTAACGCGGACGTTGCGAATAAAATCCTTCAGCCCGATTTCAAGTTCATCCTTGCCTTTACAACGGTGAACGGCCTCGAGGATTTCATGGCCCTCGTGCGTCGCAACCGCACCATTTTTGAAAACCTGACCTACGTTCCGACCGATATTGTCGCGGATGAAGGCGGCGCCGTGGCGTATTGGCAGATGTCCACCACAAAAAACATCGGCGCGTGGCGCGGTGTACCCGCGTCGGGAAAGCCCGTCGCCATTCAGGGTATGAGCTATTACAAGTTCAAGGACGGCAAAATCGCTGAGATTCGTGTGCAGAACGACGTGTTCAGCATGCTGCGGCAGCTCGGTTTTGTTTCCCCGCCCGAGATCGTCGAGAAGAACAAGCAGGTTGTGCGCGAATACGCCGCTGCCATTCTCGGCAAGCGCGACTTCTCGCAGTTCTCGAAGTTCGCCGAACCGACGTTCAAGATCGACCGCAGCGCGGTGCCCGAGGCCATTGCGGGAGCGGCGGGACTCAACGCGCAGATGGACATGCTGTATAAAGCATTTCCGGATCTGGATATCCAGATTGCGGACATGATCGCGTCGAACGACAAGGTGCTCGTGCGCTTCGAGGCGCCCGGCACACACACCGGCGAGTTCATCGGCATTGCCCCGACCGGCAAAAAAGTCGTGTGGAAGGGCCTCGTCCTCTACCAGTTGAAGGACTTCAAGCTCATCCACGCATGGGCCAACTGGGACGACACCGGCCTCATCAACCAACTCAAAGAGAAATAA
- a CDS encoding type 1 glutamine amidotransferase domain-containing protein yields MKKILTVLSEYGYWGEELIGPLDAMDKAGYQVDFMTPTGKRPRALPVSMDPTFMDPPLGKSVTSEYMAKRTKEVDESDRLTNPISLKDWFPERPYYSATNYLRAMEAYNDGVDKAQSELAKYDALLLVGGSGPIVDMVNNQRLHDVILGFYNAGKPIAAECYGVAVLAFARDWYVRRSIIWGKHVTGHPIEYDYHDGTGFYNAVKQEWVDFNMGPPPYTLEYILRDATGPDGGFHSGVGRNVSALVDYPFITGRSTESSVATGELLVAVLEKGLKRYGW; encoded by the coding sequence ATGAAAAAAATTCTCACCGTGCTTTCAGAGTACGGGTATTGGGGCGAAGAACTCATCGGTCCGTTGGACGCGATGGACAAAGCCGGCTATCAGGTCGACTTCATGACGCCTACGGGCAAGCGCCCGCGCGCGCTTCCCGTGAGCATGGACCCGACGTTCATGGATCCGCCCCTCGGAAAATCTGTGACGAGCGAATACATGGCGAAGCGGACGAAGGAAGTGGACGAGTCGGATCGTCTGACGAATCCGATCAGTCTGAAGGACTGGTTCCCCGAGCGTCCGTATTACAGCGCGACCAATTATCTGCGCGCGATGGAGGCCTACAACGACGGTGTCGACAAGGCACAGTCGGAACTTGCGAAGTACGACGCGCTGCTGCTTGTCGGCGGCAGCGGTCCCATCGTCGACATGGTGAACAACCAGCGTCTGCACGATGTGATCCTCGGGTTCTACAACGCGGGCAAGCCGATCGCGGCCGAATGTTACGGCGTTGCAGTTCTTGCCTTTGCGCGCGACTGGTATGTGCGCCGCAGCATCATCTGGGGCAAACACGTCACGGGCCATCCGATCGAATACGATTACCACGACGGCACCGGTTTCTACAATGCGGTGAAGCAGGAGTGGGTGGATTTCAACATGGGACCGCCGCCTTACACGCTGGAGTACATCCTGCGCGACGCAACGGGACCGGACGGCGGCTTCCACAGCGGCGTCGGGCGCAACGTGTCGGCGCTTGTCGACTATCCCTTCATCACAGGCCGCTCGACGGAATCGTCGGTAGCGACGGGTGAACTGCTTGTGGCGGTTCTCGAGAAGGGTTTGAAACGCTACGGCTGGTAA
- the ygiD gene encoding 4,5-DOPA dioxygenase extradiol, which yields MTLRALDSLAAHPSTPRLPALFIGHGSPMNALEDNRFTRHLGALGARLDGELRPRAILVVSAHWLTRGTFVQAGARPETIHDFGGFPPALFEMRYAAPGAPELARETAALAPGATPTEDWGLDHGAWTILHHIFPRADIPVYQLSIDYGRSMQYHYELAARLATLREKGVLVVGSGNVVHNLTESFAAMSRDDSSPAPWAVEFDDWVGSALRARNDDALLRFATHPAARRAVPTPDHYIPLLYALGISKKDESVSFTHEEVYYGGLSMRSVAFGLPD from the coding sequence ATGACACTTCGCGCCCTTGATTCGCTTGCCGCCCACCCCTCCACTCCGCGTCTGCCGGCGCTTTTTATCGGACACGGCAGTCCGATGAACGCGCTCGAGGACAATCGCTTCACACGCCATCTCGGCGCCCTGGGCGCGCGTCTCGACGGCGAACTCCGCCCGCGCGCGATTCTTGTTGTGTCGGCGCATTGGCTGACCCGCGGCACCTTCGTGCAGGCGGGCGCCCGCCCCGAAACCATCCACGACTTCGGCGGATTTCCGCCCGCGCTGTTCGAGATGCGGTATGCCGCTCCGGGTGCGCCGGAACTGGCGCGCGAAACAGCCGCGCTCGCGCCCGGCGCCACGCCGACGGAGGATTGGGGACTCGACCATGGAGCGTGGACCATCCTCCATCATATTTTCCCGCGGGCCGATATCCCGGTCTATCAGCTCAGCATCGATTACGGCCGCAGCATGCAATACCACTACGAACTTGCCGCGCGCCTCGCCACGCTGCGTGAGAAGGGTGTGCTTGTCGTCGGAAGCGGCAACGTCGTCCACAACCTGACCGAGAGTTTCGCGGCGATGTCGCGCGACGACTCCTCGCCCGCTCCGTGGGCGGTGGAGTTTGACGACTGGGTCGGATCCGCGCTCCGCGCGCGCAACGACGACGCACTGCTCCGCTTCGCGACGCATCCCGCGGCCCGGCGTGCCGTCCCCACGCCCGACCACTACATCCCGCTCCTCTACGCGCTCGGCATCTCAAAAAAGGACGAGTCTGTCTCTTTTACGCACGAGGAGGTGTACTACGGCGGATTGAGCATGCGCAGTGTCGCCTTCGGGTTGCCGGACTGA
- a CDS encoding DUF3365 domain-containing protein, with protein MDHDTVSDTPADTNPRERGPRDALIRLLQRHPIAMIGLLLFVGMAAILVHLERFSMKIKESVSLESADVYARTLGEFRTFYAEELLPRVKLNGVPVTHDYLRDPRALPIPATMSIDLSKRLSATEQGYGIRVFSDYPFPWRVKEGGPRDDYERAALYELRRTGTKAFSRFEEMNGVLSLRYASPMLMEKACVSCHNTHPDSPKKDWKVGDVRGVQEITIPLEKQLGEIKSGLLESFLIMMTITLLGLGVLWVAIGGMRRSLAQTQDLAEKQRVINEELQVQIAERTRAEMQLEETNRTLETKVDERTRELSDKNAELSSTLETLQTTLDKLKAAQDQLIVQEKLASLGELTAAISHEIKNPLNFVTNFAKLARKLTAEVRDILSQSETQFTPATVDDLRDINNDIDENLEKINEHGQRADSIIRGMLMHSRGISEELMPTDVNALLKEYVDLSYHGMRAQMQDFNVSLHASYEEGLPLILIAPQDVSRVFLNILKNGMYATHQKRLWLGEEYAPDVSVSTKRYDDDIEIRIRDNGPGIPDELREKIFEPFFTTKPAGEGTGLGLSLSYEVIKRHFGTIRVESAIGEFTEFIIRLPIRTQLSPAPAEDETHTK; from the coding sequence ATGGATCACGATACAGTCTCAGACACGCCGGCAGACACGAATCCCCGGGAACGCGGTCCGCGTGATGCGTTGATCCGTCTGCTTCAGCGTCATCCGATCGCGATGATCGGCCTCCTCCTCTTTGTGGGAATGGCCGCGATTCTCGTGCACCTCGAACGGTTCTCGATGAAGATCAAGGAATCGGTATCGCTCGAGAGCGCGGACGTGTACGCGCGCACTCTCGGCGAATTCCGCACCTTCTATGCCGAGGAGCTGTTGCCGCGTGTCAAGCTGAACGGTGTGCCGGTGACACATGATTACCTGCGCGATCCACGCGCGCTGCCGATTCCCGCCACGATGAGCATCGATCTCAGCAAGCGCCTGAGCGCGACGGAACAGGGTTACGGCATCCGCGTATTCAGCGACTACCCGTTCCCCTGGCGCGTGAAGGAGGGCGGTCCGCGCGACGATTACGAGCGGGCAGCATTGTATGAATTGCGGCGCACAGGCACGAAGGCCTTTTCGCGATTTGAGGAAATGAACGGTGTGTTGTCGCTCCGGTACGCGAGTCCGATGCTGATGGAAAAGGCCTGTGTATCCTGTCACAACACGCATCCCGATTCGCCGAAGAAGGACTGGAAAGTCGGCGACGTGCGCGGCGTGCAGGAGATCACCATCCCGCTCGAGAAACAGCTCGGCGAGATAAAGAGCGGCCTGCTGGAGTCGTTCCTCATCATGATGACGATCACGCTGCTCGGACTCGGCGTGTTGTGGGTTGCGATCGGCGGCATGCGACGGTCGCTGGCGCAAACCCAGGACCTTGCCGAGAAGCAGCGGGTCATCAACGAGGAATTACAGGTGCAGATCGCCGAACGCACCCGCGCGGAAATGCAGCTCGAGGAAACGAATCGCACGCTCGAGACAAAGGTGGATGAAAGGACGCGCGAACTGTCGGACAAGAACGCGGAGCTGAGTTCCACTCTCGAAACGCTGCAGACCACACTCGACAAACTCAAGGCCGCACAGGATCAGCTCATCGTGCAGGAGAAGCTCGCGTCGCTCGGTGAACTGACCGCCGCCATATCGCACGAAATTAAGAATCCCCTGAACTTTGTGACGAACTTCGCCAAACTCGCGCGCAAGCTGACCGCCGAGGTGCGCGACATACTTTCGCAGTCGGAAACGCAGTTTACACCGGCCACCGTCGACGATCTCCGCGACATTAACAACGATATCGACGAAAATCTGGAGAAGATCAACGAGCACGGGCAGCGCGCGGACAGCATCATCCGCGGCATGCTGATGCACTCGCGGGGCATTTCGGAGGAGCTTATGCCCACCGATGTGAACGCCCTGTTGAAGGAGTACGTCGATCTCTCGTATCACGGCATGCGGGCGCAGATGCAGGATTTCAACGTGTCGCTGCACGCCTCCTACGAGGAAGGACTGCCGTTGATTCTGATCGCGCCGCAGGATGTGAGCCGCGTGTTCCTGAACATTCTCAAGAACGGCATGTATGCCACACATCAGAAGCGACTCTGGCTCGGCGAGGAGTACGCCCCCGACGTGTCGGTTTCGACCAAGCGGTACGACGACGACATCGAAATACGCATTCGCGACAACGGTCCGGGCATCCCGGATGAGCTTCGGGAAAAAATCTTCGAACCATTCTTCACAACAAAACCCGCGGGCGAGGGCACCGGTCTCGGCCTGTCGCTCAGTTACGAAGTGATCAAGCGGCACTTCGGGACCATCCGCGTCGAATCCGCCATCGGCGAGTTCACCGAGTTTATCATCCGCCTTCCCATCCGCACGCAGCTCAGTCCCGCACCGGCGGAAGACGAAACTCACACAAAATAA
- a CDS encoding HAMP domain-containing protein, whose product MPPLYFRSISIAYFACTLFMAIIVAYLLLARGKSRATTALAANMAAAMVFSGLELMLTSAFSPHSYAYNPLIYSMALVFCTTALWFAYEYLADIYPTEKRVVVTASGLVAAGFLGWSAVELLSRGARYDLPLQAVGYLAVVQYAVIVTVFLRKRRMILGGGLESDAGTDTRFALPVDSAAVQASAEKLRSHRASACVSFSVFLLLILFVSASSMLRDAGLYSSTVNVIVIVVCLLLYSGGFVIVYLLHGPESSTFQVKLIGLTLMAVFMVLSLLPLALVPEHEIADDDRVSSPPAPVLRFTPLDGGAYQVRPAQRAAASPAGEPLEMGRATYAAVPIGFPFPLFGTTHDSVHVSLYGYAVFGREAATLVPNHIGDFLAREPAPILAPYAMDADKGQRREISILRAADSVVITWSRLQFYGTMARSSFRLVLYRDGRFEYRYDTINAPGVIVAQDGDTTERETRRADADAPFVLAAGTRLRIDTHETFLALLHGKHLPIAWMLVGTALFVILVFPRFYRSGLIAPLEALLYAVESVDHGRLDAWTPVVIRDEIGHVSASFNRMTHSLRDAQQQLRAYADNLEELVRERTAKLEAAQKQLVQQEKLASLGQLTAGIAHEIKNPLNFINNFASGSARLLDDLDEALRDAAQGDTARAGEAAELVGELRESVSRIRAHGGRVDAIVTNMMQHSRGEDEARKPTDINEFLRQAAHMATLQLRESAPDAEPVVTFELDDAAGSVDAVRPDLLRLFINVMLNGLQASAEYAHSGAIDHPALTVRSEMTAEGAVVHISDNGPGIPDDIRGRIFQPFFTTKAAGVGTGLGLSLAHDIAVAHGATIDLESASGQSAMFVIRFTKEDGVRPAEESAVGQEG is encoded by the coding sequence ATGCCACCACTGTATTTCCGATCCATCTCGATTGCATATTTCGCGTGCACCCTGTTCATGGCGATAATCGTCGCCTATTTGCTGCTGGCGCGCGGGAAGTCGCGGGCAACCACCGCTCTTGCCGCGAACATGGCCGCGGCGATGGTGTTCAGCGGTCTTGAGCTGATGCTCACATCGGCGTTCTCCCCCCATTCGTACGCGTACAATCCGCTGATATACAGCATGGCGCTGGTGTTCTGCACCACGGCGCTCTGGTTTGCCTACGAGTATCTCGCCGATATTTATCCGACCGAGAAGCGTGTAGTCGTCACGGCATCGGGTCTCGTCGCCGCGGGCTTCCTCGGATGGAGCGCCGTGGAACTTCTGAGCCGCGGGGCACGCTACGACCTGCCGCTGCAGGCCGTGGGGTATCTCGCGGTCGTGCAATACGCGGTCATTGTGACAGTGTTCCTCCGCAAGCGGCGGATGATTCTTGGAGGGGGGCTTGAGTCGGATGCCGGCACCGACACGCGCTTTGCGCTGCCCGTGGACAGCGCGGCGGTGCAGGCGAGCGCCGAGAAGCTGCGCAGCCACCGGGCATCGGCCTGCGTGTCGTTCAGCGTGTTTCTTCTGTTGATCCTCTTTGTATCGGCCTCGTCGATGCTGCGCGACGCGGGATTGTACTCGAGCACCGTGAACGTGATAGTGATTGTCGTGTGCCTGCTGCTGTACAGCGGCGGATTTGTGATCGTGTATCTTCTACATGGCCCCGAGTCGTCGACCTTCCAGGTGAAACTGATCGGACTCACACTGATGGCCGTCTTCATGGTGTTGTCGCTGCTTCCGCTCGCACTTGTGCCTGAGCACGAGATCGCGGACGACGACCGCGTGTCGTCTCCCCCCGCCCCTGTACTGCGGTTCACACCCCTGGATGGGGGCGCGTATCAGGTGCGACCGGCGCAACGTGCCGCCGCAAGTCCGGCCGGTGAGCCGCTCGAGATGGGACGCGCGACCTATGCGGCCGTGCCGATCGGTTTTCCGTTCCCGCTCTTCGGCACGACGCACGACAGCGTCCATGTGTCGCTATACGGGTATGCCGTCTTCGGTCGCGAAGCCGCAACACTCGTGCCCAATCATATCGGCGACTTCCTCGCGCGCGAGCCGGCGCCCATACTCGCCCCATATGCGATGGATGCCGACAAGGGGCAGCGGCGCGAGATCAGCATTTTGCGCGCCGCCGACAGTGTGGTGATCACGTGGTCGCGGTTGCAATTCTACGGAACAATGGCACGGAGCAGTTTCCGCCTGGTCCTCTACCGCGACGGACGCTTCGAGTACCGCTACGACACCATCAACGCACCTGGCGTGATCGTCGCGCAGGACGGCGACACAACCGAACGTGAGACACGACGCGCGGACGCGGACGCGCCCTTTGTACTTGCCGCGGGTACGCGCCTTCGCATCGACACCCATGAAACGTTCCTCGCACTCCTGCACGGGAAACATCTCCCGATCGCGTGGATGCTGGTGGGCACCGCGCTGTTTGTCATCCTGGTGTTCCCGCGCTTTTACCGCAGCGGCCTCATCGCGCCGCTCGAAGCGCTGCTGTACGCGGTCGAATCCGTTGACCACGGCCGCCTCGACGCATGGACGCCCGTCGTCATCCGTGACGAGATCGGCCATGTGTCCGCCAGTTTCAACAGGATGACTCATTCGTTGCGCGACGCACAGCAGCAGCTTCGCGCCTATGCCGACAACCTCGAGGAACTTGTGCGCGAGAGGACGGCGAAACTGGAAGCGGCGCAGAAGCAGCTTGTGCAGCAGGAGAAACTCGCCTCGCTCGGCCAGCTCACAGCGGGCATCGCGCACGAGATCAAGAACCCGCTCAATTTCATCAATAATTTTGCATCGGGCTCGGCGCGCCTGCTCGACGATCTGGACGAGGCGCTGCGGGATGCCGCGCAGGGAGATACGGCGCGCGCGGGAGAGGCAGCGGAGCTTGTCGGCGAACTGCGCGAGAGTGTTTCGCGTATTCGCGCGCATGGCGGGCGTGTCGATGCGATTGTCACAAACATGATGCAGCACTCGCGCGGTGAGGACGAGGCGCGCAAGCCCACCGACATCAACGAGTTTCTGCGCCAGGCGGCGCACATGGCCACCTTGCAGCTCCGCGAATCGGCGCCGGACGCCGAACCGGTCGTCACGTTCGAACTGGATGACGCGGCCGGGTCCGTCGATGCAGTGCGGCCGGATCTGCTGCGTCTTTTCATCAATGTCATGCTCAACGGCCTGCAGGCCTCGGCCGAGTACGCACACAGCGGCGCGATCGATCACCCGGCGCTGACGGTTCGCTCGGAGATGACGGCGGAAGGCGCGGTGGTGCACATCAGCGACAACGGTCCCGGCATTCCGGACGACATCCGCGGGCGCATTTTCCAGCCGTTCTTCACGACCAAGGCCGCGGGTGTGGGCACCGGTTTGGGACTGTCGCTTGCGCACGACATAGCCGTCGCGCACGGCGCGACCATCGACCTGGAATCTGCTTCGGGCCAATCCGCGATGTTTGTGATACGTTTCACCAAGGAGGACGGCGTCCGGCCGGCCGAAGAATCCGCGGTGGGACAGGAAGGATGA
- a CDS encoding ester cyclase → MNHTMRRVTLAAFALGLLVSLNSGFAQKYDPEQIAKNKAAATKLFHAGWDRGDFAVLDEMIPADALDHSTIPGKSPEKGPASFKSIIGMFRAAIPDVKLTVHDEIAEGDKVVHRWTLKGTHTGTPLFGVPASGKTLEFGGTTIVRIANGKVMERWSNVDEMALARQLGLVPPPGGPKK, encoded by the coding sequence ATGAACCATACAATGCGCCGTGTCACACTTGCTGCATTCGCGCTCGGACTGCTCGTTTCCCTGAACAGCGGGTTTGCGCAGAAGTACGATCCCGAACAGATCGCAAAGAACAAGGCCGCGGCAACGAAGCTGTTCCACGCGGGCTGGGACCGTGGCGATTTCGCCGTGCTCGACGAGATGATTCCCGCAGATGCGCTCGATCATTCGACCATTCCCGGCAAGTCCCCCGAGAAGGGTCCCGCGAGCTTCAAGTCGATCATCGGCATGTTCCGCGCCGCGATTCCCGATGTCAAGCTCACCGTGCACGATGAGATCGCCGAAGGCGACAAGGTTGTCCACCGCTGGACACTGAAGGGCACACACACCGGCACACCGCTGTTCGGTGTACCCGCATCGGGCAAGACGCTCGAGTTCGGCGGCACAACAATCGTCCGTATTGCCAACGGCAAGGTGATGGAGCGCTGGTCGAACGTGGACGAGATGGCGCTCGCACGTCAGCTCGGTCTCGTTCCTCCTCCGGGCGGTCCGAAGAAATAA
- a CDS encoding thiamine pyrophosphate-binding protein, whose product MSGKTGRYAILEQFLADGMTYMFGNPGTVEQGFLDALEKYPGLQYITTLQETIAVAMADAYARSTKKPTLVQLHSGVGLGNGIGMMYQAYRGHAPLVVIAGEAGTQYDATDAQMAADLVAMARPVTKWSTRVVHPSSLLRVVRRAIKIAATPPMGPVFVALPMDVLDAISEERVEKTVIPVSRVTPSADVIDQAAAMLAGASRPIIIMGDGIAYAGAHDELRTIAETLGADVWGADASEVNIPFTHPLYKGALGHMFGTHSSPITSRADAVLIAGTYIFPEVFPALDGVFASDAKIVHVDLNAYEIAKNHRVDLGIVADPKPTLAAITASLAARMNAEQKSAARARIGVAEKAKHDALATALAHDATVADRTPLDISRFMSELAHALPDDAVIFDEALTSSPALERYLHPHLPGHFFQTRGGSLGVGFPGALGLKLAHPEKTVLGFSGDGGCMYTIQALWTAVRHKIGAKFIVCNNQSYMLLKLNIMEYWKERGIEEHTFPECFDLQGPVVDFAAMAHAMGVPARRVATPAEVGPAIAEMLATDGPYLLDVVVSNTVPGSTKS is encoded by the coding sequence ATGAGCGGCAAGACAGGGCGATACGCGATACTCGAGCAGTTCCTCGCCGACGGCATGACATACATGTTCGGTAATCCGGGCACCGTGGAGCAGGGATTCCTCGATGCGCTGGAGAAGTATCCCGGATTGCAATACATCACCACGCTGCAGGAGACGATCGCGGTGGCCATGGCCGACGCCTACGCGCGCTCCACGAAAAAGCCCACGCTTGTGCAGTTGCACAGCGGCGTGGGACTCGGCAACGGCATCGGCATGATGTATCAGGCCTACCGCGGTCATGCGCCGCTGGTCGTGATTGCGGGGGAAGCCGGAACACAGTACGACGCAACCGACGCGCAGATGGCCGCGGACCTTGTCGCCATGGCGCGGCCGGTCACGAAGTGGTCCACACGTGTTGTGCATCCCTCCTCGCTGCTCCGCGTTGTGCGCCGCGCGATCAAGATTGCGGCAACACCGCCCATGGGTCCCGTCTTTGTCGCGCTTCCGATGGATGTGCTCGACGCCATCTCGGAAGAGCGCGTTGAAAAGACCGTCATTCCCGTCTCCCGCGTCACACCTTCGGCCGACGTGATCGACCAGGCCGCGGCGATGCTGGCGGGCGCCTCGCGGCCCATCATCATCATGGGCGACGGCATCGCTTACGCAGGAGCGCACGACGAACTGCGCACGATTGCCGAGACGCTCGGCGCCGACGTGTGGGGCGCCGATGCATCCGAGGTCAACATCCCCTTCACACATCCCCTGTACAAGGGCGCGCTCGGACACATGTTCGGCACACACAGCAGCCCGATCACCTCGCGCGCCGACGCGGTTCTGATCGCGGGCACATACATATTTCCCGAAGTGTTTCCCGCACTCGACGGCGTGTTCGCGTCGGATGCAAAAATCGTACACGTCGATCTCAACGCATACGAGATCGCAAAGAATCATCGTGTGGACCTCGGTATCGTCGCGGATCCGAAGCCCACACTCGCAGCGATCACCGCGTCGCTTGCGGCGCGCATGAACGCGGAGCAGAAGTCCGCCGCGCGGGCACGAATCGGCGTCGCGGAGAAGGCAAAACACGACGCGCTCGCGACTGCGCTCGCGCATGACGCGACGGTCGCGGACCGCACGCCGCTGGATATCTCGCGTTTCATGTCGGAGCTGGCGCATGCGCTGCCCGACGACGCGGTCATTTTCGACGAGGCGCTGACGTCGAGTCCCGCGCTCGAGCGCTATCTGCACCCGCATCTGCCCGGCCATTTTTTCCAGACGCGCGGCGGCTCCCTCGGCGTCGGTTTTCCCGGCGCGCTGGGCCTGAAGCTCGCGCATCCCGAAAAAACCGTGCTCGGTTTTTCCGGCGACGGCGGCTGCATGTACACGATACAGGCGCTGTGGACCGCAGTGCGGCACAAGATCGGCGCCAAGTTCATCGTCTGCAACAACCAGAGCTACATGCTGCTCAAGCTGAACATCATGGAGTACTGGAAAGAGCGCGGAATCGAGGAGCACACCTTCCCCGAGTGCTTCGATCTGCAGGGTCCCGTCGTGGATTTCGCAGCGATGGCGCATGCGATGGGCGTGCCCGCGCGCCGTGTCGCGACGCCCGCGGAAGTGGGTCCGGCCATCGCGGAGATGCTCGCGACCGACGGTCCATACCTGCTCGATGTTGTTGTGTCGAACACCGTGCCGGGTTCGACCAAGAGCTGA
- a CDS encoding STAS domain-containing protein, which translates to MELTIRNFRDDIRLIELRGRLDLKGTLGIEKLFSLHTLGSPQGKVIVDLQKLEFLTSAGICMLVRNARELNERKGRMVLIHASSMIEDVLRVAHVDSLLPHTQSIESAVRYLDT; encoded by the coding sequence ATGGAATTGACGATCCGAAATTTCCGCGATGACATCCGTCTCATCGAACTGCGGGGCCGCCTCGATCTGAAAGGCACGCTCGGAATCGAAAAACTCTTCTCGCTTCACACGCTCGGTTCGCCGCAAGGCAAGGTGATCGTCGATCTGCAGAAGCTTGAATTTCTCACATCGGCCGGCATCTGTATGCTTGTGCGGAATGCGCGCGAGCTGAATGAGAGAAAGGGCCGTATGGTCCTAATACATGCATCCTCCATGATCGAGGATGTGCTGCGTGTGGCACACGTCGACTCGCTGCTCCCGCATACGCAGTCCATCGAGAGCGCCGTGCGGTATCTGGACACCTGA
- a CDS encoding ester cyclase: MTPNPNKQLARRYFLEILNGQNAQTAHEILSDDFVFTLPTHPEPFKGPDGFLGLTKMLHDAFPDFYIFPADMVAGDDWVVTRWRGGGAHTGGALVTIKGDLPPTGQAFEIDGMTWHTIKNGKIVESIGHEDTLGLLFQLGVIPAPPAPEPPTSGEQNIQLALRYFNEIMSQGKLEVVEEILDPSFAFIIPTQPAPIVGHEAFKGFVSYLRNAFPDIKFTSHRHTCEGEKVASRWSIEGTHKGEFLGMPATGHAIKDWGIDIFTIRGGKIVSVHVNENDFGLMQQLGMMG; the protein is encoded by the coding sequence ATGACACCGAATCCGAACAAGCAGCTTGCACGCCGGTACTTCCTCGAAATCCTGAACGGCCAGAATGCGCAGACAGCGCACGAGATACTTTCCGACGATTTTGTTTTCACGCTTCCCACACATCCCGAGCCGTTCAAGGGACCGGACGGATTTCTCGGCCTCACCAAGATGTTGCACGACGCGTTTCCCGATTTCTACATCTTCCCTGCCGACATGGTTGCCGGTGACGACTGGGTTGTCACGCGCTGGCGCGGCGGCGGTGCTCATACAGGCGGCGCCCTCGTTACGATCAAGGGCGACCTGCCCCCGACGGGTCAGGCCTTTGAGATCGACGGCATGACCTGGCACACCATCAAGAACGGAAAGATCGTCGAATCGATCGGTCACGAAGACACGCTGGGATTGCTCTTCCAGCTTGGCGTCATTCCCGCGCCTCCCGCGCCCGAGCCGCCGACAAGCGGAGAGCAGAACATACAGCTCGCTCTGCGCTATTTCAACGAGATCATGAGCCAGGGCAAGCTCGAGGTCGTGGAGGAAATCCTCGATCCGAGTTTTGCATTCATCATCCCGACACAACCCGCGCCCATCGTGGGTCACGAGGCATTCAAAGGATTCGTGAGCTACCTGCGCAACGCGTTCCCCGACATCAAGTTCACTTCGCATCGTCACACCTGCGAGGGCGAGAAGGTCGCATCGCGCTGGTCGATCGAAGGCACGCACAAGGGCGAGTTCCTCGGCATGCCCGCGACAGGTCACGCGATCAAGGATTGGGGCATCGACATTTTCACGATCCGCGGCGGCAAGATCGTCTCGGTGCATGTGAACGAAAACGACTTCGGTCTCATGCAGCAACTCGGCATGATGGGATAA